The Acidobacteriota bacterium genome contains the following window.
GATCCTGGCAGCGCTCAGCCTTTTCCTCGTCACATCTCTGCTTGGCCGGGTGTGGTGCGGGTATGCTTGTCCGCAAACGGTGTGGACCGACCTCTATGTGTGGGTCGAGCGCGCGTTCGAAGGCGACCGTGCGGCGCGAATGCGGCTGGACCATGCGCCCATGAGTTTCAACAAGCTCTGGCGCAAGGCCGGCAAGCATATCGTCTGGCTTGTCATCGCGTTCTGGACCGGTGGCGCGTTCGTACTTTACTGGCATGACGCGCCAACAGTCGCGAAAGGCTGGTTCACGGGCGAAGCGCCGCTGTCGGCCTACTGGTTCGCAGGTATACTGACTTTCACGACCTACTTCCTCGCCGGCACGATGCGCGAACAGGTCTGCACCTATATGTGCCCTTGGCCTCGGATACAGGCCGCACTAACCGACGAGCATGCGCTCAACGTCACCTACCGGTACGATCGCGGCGAGCCGCGTGGGCCAAAACGCAAGTCCGAAGGATGGGAAGGGCGCGGCGATTGCGTCGACTGCAACCAATGTGTTCAGGTTTGCCCGGTCGGGATCGATATCCGGAACGGATCGCAGCTCGAGTGCATCCACTGCGCGCTCTGTATCGATGCGTGTGACGAGATGATGCTTCGCGTGGAGCGCCCGACGGGCTTGATTGCCTATGACACGGACGTAGCCGTCGCCGCGCGCGCCAAAGGCGTGCCCGTGCCGAAATACAGGCTGATCCGTAGCCGGACCGTGCTGTATGCCGTGCTGATTGCGCTGATCGGATCGCTGATGATCTTCGGACTCCTCACAAAATCGACACTCGAGATGAACGTGATCAAGGACCGTTCGCCGCCGTTTGTTCGTCTTTCTGGCGGCGATATCCAGAATGGTTACACCCTGAAGCTGGTCAACAAATCCACCGAAGCGCGCCGAATGACGATCAGTATCGAAGGTGCGCCCGACGCCGAAATGAAGATCATCGGACTGGAGAGCGGTTCGCGCAAACAGTTCGAAGTGCCGGTGGCGGCGTACGGTGTGGATCGGTACCGGGTTCTCGTCGTCGTTCCAAAGACGGAAGATATCCAGCAAATCACGTTCAGGGTAACCGACAACGCAACCGGGGAATCGGATTCCAACCGGGTGGCTTTCAGGAGTGGAAACTGATGACGAGCGCAATTGCAGAGCTGCAAGACCGTAAGGGCCCGTTGAAAGGCTGGCACGTTCTGCTCTGGATGATCGGGTTCTTCGGTCTGATGTTTGTCGTGAACGGCTTCTTCCTCTTCTACGCCATCACGACGTTTCCAGGCGAAGATGTGAAGAAGTCCTATGCGCAAGGACTTGAGTACAACCACACGCTCGCCGAGCGTGCGCAGCAGGCACAGCTTGGCTGGCAGGCCGAGATGGGACTGATTGGTTCGCAGCTCGAAATCCGACTCCTGGATGGATCCGGCGCGGGCGTCTCAGGATATGATGTGGAAGTCCAGGTGCGCCGCCTCGCAACGACGAGCGCCGACACTGTGCTTCCGGCCGGCGCTCAAGGCGGCGGAATCTACCTGGCGGATGTCGCGCAGCTTGCGGCCGGTCAGTGGGACGTTACCGCGAAAGTGAAACATCCGAACCAGGACGGAACGGTGTTCGAAGCTCACAAGCGGATAAACATCCGATGACGTTCGCCGACGCGGCCTTCGATAAGGGGTGTCCTTCCAATCTGGCGCCGCCCGCGCACGGAACGAATGTGCAGGGTGCGGATGCCTTCGTGCAGAAGGTGGCAGGGCGCTACATCCTCGACCTCAATGTGCGCGGCGCCAAATGTGGCGCATGTCTCGCGCGGATTGAAGGTGCGGTGCAAGGCTTGCCAGGTGTTTCGGTCGCGCGTCTCAATCTTTCAAACGGAAAGATGCGCGTCGAATGGAGCGGCGCGCTGACCGGCACCGAAGTCGCCGACGCCATTTCGGATCTCGGGTACGGCGTGTCACCCTTCTCGGCAAGCGACTCGGTCGACAATCGCAAGTCCGAAGAACGCAGCCTGCTGATCGCGATGGGTGTTGCCGGTTTTGCGGCCGCAAACATCATGCTGCTGTCTGTGTCTGTCTGGGGCGGTGCGAACGAGATGGGCGGTGCGACCCGTCAGACATTCCACGCCATTTCCGGCCTGATCGCCCTTCCGGTCATCGTGTTTTCAGGGCGGCATTTCTTCCGCTCCGCCTGGAACGTGCTGAAGCGCGGACATGCCAACATGGATGTGCCGATATCGCTCGCCATCCTGCTCGCGTTCTCGACGAGTGTCTGGGAAACCGTCGTCGGCGGGCCGCACGCCTATTTCGACGCCTGCACGATGTTGCTCTTCTTCCTGCTGATCGGCCGGTTTCTTGACGCCCGGTTGCGGCGGCAGGCCTGGAGTGCTGCGCACGACCTTGCCGCCCTGCAAGGGCGCAGCGTTACCCGGATCCTGCCGGACGGCACGTCGAAAGCGGTTCGGGCATCGGATATCCAGGCTGGAGACGAACTGCTCCTCGCGCCCGGCGAGCGCAGTGTCATAGACATGACCCTCACGGCCGGCGAAAGCGAAGTGGACGAAAGCCTGGTAACCGGCGAGAGCCAACCCCGCACAGCGGTCGCCGGGAGCCTTCTCTATGCAGGCTCGGTCAATCTTGGGGCGGTTCTTCGAGGCCGCGCGACCGCGCCAGCCGCGAACTCGCTGCTGTCGGACATTGCATCAATGCTTGAGGCCGGCGAGCAGCGCCGCTCGTCCTATCGCAAACTCGCCGACCGCGCTGTCGGGCTCTACGTACCGTTTGTGCATTCCACCGCGGCGCTGACATTTGTGGGCTGGCTGGTTGCCGGTGCCAGCGTCCGCGAAGCGATCCTGGTCGCCGTCGCCACGCTGATCATCACCTGTCCATGTGCGCTGGCGCTGGCTGCGCCGGTTGCGCAGGTCGTGGCGTCGGGCAAACTGTTCCGGCTGGGGATTTTCCTGAAATCGGGTGACGCGCTCGAAAGGCTGGCCGAGGTCGACCATATCGTGCTCGACAAGACGGGCACGCTCACGCTCGGCGAGCCTGTGCTCATGCGCGATGCCGCGGCGCAGGAAAGCTTGTCCGCTGCAGCGATGCTGGCGCGTGCCAGCCGCCATCCCTTGTCACGGGCACTCGTTGCTGCCGCTGGCCCCGGACCAGTTGCAGCGAATGTGATCGAGCGGCCGGGCCTTGGCATCGAAGCAGAAATTGACGGCGAAACGTGCAGGCTCGGTGCGCCGGATTGGGTGGGCGCGAAACCTGCGGCGAAGTCGACCGGACCGGAGATCTGGTTTTCGCGCGGCCGCAGTGAGCCGGTGTGTTTCCGCTTCGAGGAACGGCTGCGCGAAGACGCCATTCGATCGGTGCAGGGGTTGCGGGATGCGGGCTTGTCGCTGGAGGTGTTGTCCGGGGACCGCTCGGGCGCCGTGGCCCGCCTGTCGGAGACGTTGGGTATCGCCGACTGGAGGGCGGGTGCGCTTCCGCAGGATAAAGCGGCGCGCCTTGAAGCGCTTCAGTGCGAGGGGCGGCGTGTCCT
Protein-coding sequences here:
- a CDS encoding heavy metal translocating P-type ATPase, which produces MTFADAAFDKGCPSNLAPPAHGTNVQGADAFVQKVAGRYILDLNVRGAKCGACLARIEGAVQGLPGVSVARLNLSNGKMRVEWSGALTGTEVADAISDLGYGVSPFSASDSVDNRKSEERSLLIAMGVAGFAAANIMLLSVSVWGGANEMGGATRQTFHAISGLIALPVIVFSGRHFFRSAWNVLKRGHANMDVPISLAILLAFSTSVWETVVGGPHAYFDACTMLLFFLLIGRFLDARLRRQAWSAAHDLAALQGRSVTRILPDGTSKAVRASDIQAGDELLLAPGERSVIDMTLTAGESEVDESLVTGESQPRTAVAGSLLYAGSVNLGAVLRGRATAPAANSLLSDIASMLEAGEQRRSSYRKLADRAVGLYVPFVHSTAALTFVGWLVAGASVREAILVAVATLIITCPCALALAAPVAQVVASGKLFRLGIFLKSGDALERLAEVDHIVLDKTGTLTLGEPVLMRDAAAQESLSAAAMLARASRHPLSRALVAAAGPGPVAANVIERPGLGIEAEIDGETCRLGAPDWVGAKPAAKSTGPEIWFSRGRSEPVCFRFEERLREDAIRSVQGLRDAGLSLEVLSGDRSGAVARLSETLGIADWRAGALPQDKAARLEALQCEGRRVLMVGDGLNDAGALALAHASMAPGGAMDISQSASDAVFAGGLASIGQVLAISKSARAVMRQNFALAAGYNLIAVPIAVTGHVTPLIAALAMSLSSLVVTLNALRIGSGTGGKA
- a CDS encoding FixH family protein; this translates as MTSAIAELQDRKGPLKGWHVLLWMIGFFGLMFVVNGFFLFYAITTFPGEDVKKSYAQGLEYNHTLAERAQQAQLGWQAEMGLIGSQLEIRLLDGSGAGVSGYDVEVQVRRLATTSADTVLPAGAQGGGIYLADVAQLAAGQWDVTAKVKHPNQDGTVFEAHKRINIR
- the ccoG gene encoding cytochrome c oxidase accessory protein CcoG produces the protein MTRITLDTSHKPGASPPPHPDLYAKRRQIYPKLAHGKFRTVKWAVMAVTLAVYYIVPWIRWNRGPGIPNQAVLADFESEKLYFFFIEIWPQEAYYLAGLLILAALSLFLVTSLLGRVWCGYACPQTVWTDLYVWVERAFEGDRAARMRLDHAPMSFNKLWRKAGKHIVWLVIAFWTGGAFVLYWHDAPTVAKGWFTGEAPLSAYWFAGILTFTTYFLAGTMREQVCTYMCPWPRIQAALTDEHALNVTYRYDRGEPRGPKRKSEGWEGRGDCVDCNQCVQVCPVGIDIRNGSQLECIHCALCIDACDEMMLRVERPTGLIAYDTDVAVAARAKGVPVPKYRLIRSRTVLYAVLIALIGSLMIFGLLTKSTLEMNVIKDRSPPFVRLSGGDIQNGYTLKLVNKSTEARRMTISIEGAPDAEMKIIGLESGSRKQFEVPVAAYGVDRYRVLVVVPKTEDIQQITFRVTDNATGESDSNRVAFRSGN